A genomic window from Populus nigra chromosome 7, ddPopNigr1.1, whole genome shotgun sequence includes:
- the LOC133698823 gene encoding uncharacterized protein LOC133698823 translates to MSEKTDPLRPAKYQEQEETMSCSLSYSNQLPFFSKRASTNLLFPNFTTSSLQLDSDKPCRRRLRALLSIQEIPPNALRRKNDPLWRGGFSLGVDLGLSRSGVALSKGFTVRPLTVLELRGQKLELRLLEIAENEEVDEFIIGLPKSWDGKETPQSNKVRSVVGRFAVLAAHRGWRVYLQDEHGTSTEATNRMIDMGLNKSTRQKKVDAYAAVMVLERYFSTFGEGTELVLPKQSDLQEKLQRGPPADTDFYPE, encoded by the exons atgagTGAAAAAACTGATCCTCTAAGGCCAGCCAAATACCAGGAGCAGGAGGAAACAATGTCTTGTTCACTCTCATACTCAAACCAGTTGCCTTTCTTCTCTAAAAGGGCATCCACCAATCTCCTATTTCCCAATTTCACTACGTCTTCCCTTCAACTTGATAGTGATAAGCCATGCCGAAGAAGATTAAGGGCTCTGTTATCCATTCAAGAAATCCCCCCCAATGCCCTTCGCCGGAAGAATGACCCACTGTGGAGAGGAGGGTTTAGTCTAGGGGTCGACTTGGGACTGTCTCGCTCTGGTGTTGCCCTTAGCAAAGGCTTTACCGTTCGCCCTCTCACG GTTTTGGAATTGCGAGGACAAAAGCTTGAGCTTCGACTTCTTGAAATTGCAGAAAACGAG GAGGTAGATGAATTCATAATTGGGCTTCCAAAATCTTGGGATGGTAAGGAAACTCCACAATCCAACAAAGTTCGTAGTGTTGTTGGAAGGTTTGCTGTTCTAGCTGCTCACAG gGGTTGGAGAGTGTACCTACAAGATGAACACGGTACATCAACGGAAGCCACTAACCGAATGATTGACAT GGGCCTCAACAAGTCTACTCGGCAAAAGAAAGTCGATGCCTATGCTGCCGTG ATGGTTTTAGAGAGATATTTTTCCACGTTTGGGGAGGGAACTGAGCTTGTACTACCAAAACAATCAGATCTACAAGAAAAACTTCAAAGAGGTCCGCCAGCGGACACAGATTTTTATCCAGAATAA
- the LOC133698977 gene encoding shaggy-related protein kinase kappa — protein sequence MSSASLGNGGVGSSRSVNGFKSSSSSVDWLGREMLEMRLRDKVDHDEDRDSEPDIIDGVGAEAGHVIRTTIGGRNGQSRQTISYIAEHVVGTGSFGVVVQAKCRETGEIVAIKKVLQDKRYKNRELQIMQMLDHPNIVALKHSFFSTTDKEELYLNLVLEYVPDTVNRIARNYSRNSQRMPLIYVKLYTYQICRALAYIHNCIGICHRDIKPQNLLVNPSTHQLKLCDFGSAKVLVKGEPNVSYICSRYYRAPELIFGATEYTTAIDIWSTGCVMAELLLGQPLFPGESGVDQLVEIIKVLGTPTREEIKCMNPNYTEFKFPQIKPHPWHKVFQKRLPPEAVDLVCRFFQYSPNLRCTALEACVHPFFDELRDPTTRLPNGRPLPPLFNFKSQELSGIPTDIVNRLIPEYARKQNLFMALHT from the exons GGACAAGGTGGACCATGACGAGGACAGA GATAGTGAACCCGATATAATTGATGGTGTGGGTGCAGAAGCAGGGCATGTTATCAGGACCACTATTGGTGGTCGAAATGGTCAATCTAGGCAG ACTATCAGTTATATAGCAGAACATGTGGTTGGAACTGGTTCCTTTGGTGTTGTTGTTCAA GCGAAATGTAGGGAAACTGGAGAGATTGTTGCCATCAAGAAAGTTCTCCAAGACAAACGCTACAAGAACAGGGAGTTACAGATTATGCAAATGCTGGATCATCCAAATATCGTTGCCCTTAAACACAGCTTCTTTTCTACTACAGACAAGGAAGAGCTCTACCTAAATCTTGTTCTTGAATACGTTCCTGACACTGTTAATCGTATTGCTAGGAACTACAGCAGGAACAGCCAACGAATGCctttaatatatgttaaactCTACACCTACCAG ATATGTCGGGCACTTGCCTATATACACAATTGCATTGGTATTTGTCACCGTGACATCAAGCCTCAAAACTTATTG GTGAATCCATCCACACATCAGCTGAAACTATGTGATTTTGGGAGTGCTAAAGTGCTG GTGAAAGGTGAGCCAAATGTCTCATACATCTGTTCAAGATACTATCGTGCTCCAGAACTTATATTTGGTGCTACCGAGTACACAACTGCTATTGATATATGGTCTACTGGTTGTGTGATGGCCGAGTTGCTACTTGGGCAG CCTTTGTTTCCTGGTGAAAGTGGAGTTGACCAGCTAGTTGAGATCATTAAG GTTCTGGGAACACCAACCAGGGAGGAGATAAAGTGCATGAACCCAAACTATACAGAATTTAAGTTCCCACAGATAAAGCCTCATCCATGGCACAAA GTCTTCCAAAAGCGTTTACCCCCAGAAGCGGTAGACCTCGTCTGTAGGTTTTTCCAGTACTCTCCTAATTTGCGATGCACTGCT TTGGAAGCCTGTGTTCACCCTTTCTTTGATGAATTGAGAGATCCAACTACCCGCCTTCCAAATGGTCGCCCTCTTCCTCcactatttaattttaaatcccaGG AGCTCTCAGGCATACCGACCGATATTGTCAACAGGCTCATTCCAGAGTATGCTCGTAAACAGAACTTATTCATGGCATTGCACACCTAG